A genomic stretch from Desulfotignum balticum DSM 7044 includes:
- a CDS encoding glycerol-3-phosphate dehydrogenase/oxidase, protein MNREKAIEAIKNFEGYWDMIVIGGGATGLGVGVDAASRGYKTLLLEQHDFAKGTSSRSTKLIHGGVRYLRQGNISLVLEALHERGLLIQNAPHLVTNQAFIVPSYEWWDDPFYGAGLKVYDMLAGKLGLGPSRHLSRKETLERIPTLEPEKLRGGVEYHDGQFDDARLAVNLAQTMTDWGGTPVNYMKVIKFTRAGKMIGGVVATDKETGLSHEIHARVVVNATGVFTDTILEMENPEAKPVIAASQGIHLVLDKAFLPGDSAIMVPQTSDGRVLFVVPWHDRALVGTTDTPVSRISLEPCPLEEEIDFILTHAARYLSKDPGPGDIKSVFAGLRPLVSTGKEHDTAAISRDHYLLVSESGLVTITGGKWTTYRKMAEDTVNQALLVAGLDERECVTKKLRIHGWLKHFDQTDPLHYYGSDAIHLKKMIRTDPGLGEKLHPDLPYLKAEVIWAVQKEMARTVEDFLARRSRALVLDAMAAMDMAPEVARLMARALGYDGRWKTRQIDSFVRLAKNYLKGSPVPGS, encoded by the coding sequence ATGAATCGAGAAAAAGCCATTGAGGCCATTAAAAATTTTGAGGGATACTGGGACATGATCGTCATCGGCGGCGGGGCCACGGGCTTAGGGGTCGGTGTAGATGCCGCGTCCCGGGGGTATAAGACCCTGCTGCTGGAACAGCATGATTTTGCCAAAGGCACCTCCAGCCGTTCCACCAAACTGATCCACGGCGGGGTCCGATACCTGCGCCAGGGAAATATCTCATTGGTACTCGAAGCCCTGCATGAACGGGGACTGCTTATCCAAAACGCGCCGCACCTGGTGACCAACCAGGCATTCATTGTTCCCAGCTATGAGTGGTGGGACGATCCGTTCTACGGGGCCGGCTTGAAAGTGTATGACATGCTGGCCGGTAAACTTGGCTTAGGCCCGTCCCGGCACCTGTCCAGAAAAGAGACCCTGGAACGGATTCCCACGCTGGAGCCGGAAAAACTGCGGGGCGGGGTGGAATATCACGACGGCCAGTTTGATGATGCCCGGCTGGCCGTGAACCTGGCACAGACCATGACGGACTGGGGTGGCACCCCGGTCAATTACATGAAAGTCATTAAATTCACCCGGGCCGGAAAAATGATCGGCGGGGTTGTGGCCACGGACAAGGAAACCGGTCTTTCCCATGAGATCCATGCCAGGGTGGTGGTGAATGCCACCGGCGTGTTCACCGACACGATCCTTGAGATGGAAAATCCTGAAGCAAAACCGGTCATTGCCGCCAGTCAGGGGATACATCTGGTGCTGGACAAGGCATTTTTACCCGGAGACTCGGCCATCATGGTTCCCCAGACATCGGACGGCCGGGTTCTGTTTGTGGTGCCATGGCATGACCGGGCCCTGGTGGGAACCACGGACACACCCGTGTCCCGGATTTCTCTCGAACCCTGCCCCCTGGAAGAGGAAATTGACTTCATTTTGACGCACGCGGCCCGCTATCTGTCCAAGGATCCCGGACCCGGGGACATCAAAAGTGTGTTTGCCGGGCTGCGTCCCCTGGTGAGCACGGGGAAGGAACATGACACGGCGGCTATTTCCCGGGATCACTATCTGCTGGTTTCCGAATCCGGCCTGGTGACCATCACGGGCGGCAAATGGACCACCTACCGGAAGATGGCGGAAGATACCGTGAACCAGGCCCTGCTGGTGGCCGGGCTGGACGAGCGGGAATGTGTGACCAAAAAGCTGCGGATTCACGGGTGGCTCAAGCATTTTGACCAAACCGATCCCCTTCATTATTACGGGTCAGATGCCATTCATCTCAAAAAAATGATCCGCACGGATCCCGGTCTGGGGGAAAAACTGCATCCGGACCTGCCCTATTTGAAAGCAGAGGTGATCTGGGCCGTGCAAAAGGAGATGGCCCGGACGGTGGAGGATTTTCTGGCCCGCCGCAGCCGGGCCCTGGTGCTGGATGCCATGGCCGCCATGGACATGGCGCCGGAAGTGGCAAGGTTGATGGCCCGGGCCTTGGGATATGATGGGCGCTGGAAAACCCGCCAGATCGATTCCTTTGTCAGACTGGCAAAAAATTACCTGAAGGGTTCTCCAGTACCTGGATCATAG
- a CDS encoding ATP-binding cassette domain-containing protein yields MKIIQAQTDHVYIEQFLALPGQAWTFLGTNRSGIDDLFDLVSGRQIKGRVAERSLPDQPGVVSFKDQQAVYESELKKDDTDFMDRLDPGTSARDFLEDIEHHAELIQALGMTDSLDKGYRQLSTGQTRKLLLLAPITRGTTCLVIQAPFDGLDPDSCKELDRAMCHLFSKGIQILMFVYNPADIPSWTTHIGVVANGGLVFQGPADQVPASCLARTSRPDFQATVQDFFPADETRSEAHEKKKLVRLHRCTAGYGGRAVFTDLSLAVDQGDHTLITGPNGTGKSTLLQVITGDHPACYTCDLTLFNIRRGTGESIWDIKQHMGIVSPDLHRNFRVPGSALACILSGLFDSIGLYNPVTDSQKNRAMTWLSRLNMASMALVPFRDLTFADQRLVLIARALIKGPKLLILDEPTQGLDTPNRNAVLDFLTLVAKDHLSTILYVSHREDECRDFFVQHVTMVPPGR; encoded by the coding sequence ATGAAAATTATCCAGGCACAAACAGACCATGTGTATATTGAACAGTTCCTGGCCCTGCCCGGCCAGGCCTGGACCTTTCTGGGAACCAACCGGTCCGGTATCGACGATCTGTTTGATCTGGTGTCCGGCAGGCAGATCAAAGGCCGGGTGGCGGAACGGTCACTGCCGGATCAGCCCGGTGTGGTATCCTTCAAGGACCAGCAGGCTGTGTATGAATCCGAGCTGAAAAAAGATGACACCGATTTCATGGACCGGCTGGATCCCGGCACATCTGCCAGGGATTTTCTGGAAGATATCGAGCATCATGCGGAGCTGATCCAGGCCCTGGGCATGACAGACAGCCTGGACAAAGGCTATCGTCAGCTGTCCACGGGTCAGACCCGGAAACTGCTGCTGCTGGCCCCCATCACCAGGGGAACGACCTGTCTGGTGATCCAGGCCCCGTTTGACGGCCTGGATCCGGACAGCTGCAAAGAGCTGGACAGGGCCATGTGTCACTTGTTTTCCAAGGGGATTCAGATCCTGATGTTTGTTTACAACCCGGCAGACATTCCGTCATGGACCACCCATATAGGCGTTGTGGCCAATGGCGGCCTTGTGTTTCAGGGTCCTGCGGATCAGGTGCCGGCTTCCTGCCTGGCCCGGACCTCCCGGCCGGATTTTCAGGCCACGGTTCAGGATTTTTTCCCGGCAGACGAGACACGTTCTGAAGCGCATGAAAAAAAGAAACTGGTCCGGCTCCACCGCTGCACGGCCGGTTATGGGGGAAGGGCCGTGTTCACGGATCTGAGCCTGGCCGTGGACCAGGGGGACCACACCCTGATCACCGGCCCCAACGGCACGGGCAAATCCACCCTGCTCCAGGTGATCACCGGGGACCATCCGGCCTGCTACACCTGTGATCTGACCTTGTTTAACATCCGGAGGGGCACGGGAGAATCCATCTGGGACATCAAACAGCACATGGGCATTGTCAGCCCGGACCTGCACCGCAACTTCCGGGTGCCGGGCAGTGCGCTGGCCTGTATTCTTTCCGGGCTGTTCGATTCCATCGGCCTGTACAATCCCGTGACCGACAGTCAGAAAAACCGGGCCATGACCTGGCTGTCCCGGCTGAACATGGCATCGATGGCCCTTGTGCCTTTCCGGGATCTGACCTTTGCGGACCAGCGCCTGGTCCTCATCGCCCGGGCCCTGATCAAAGGGCCGAAGCTGCTGATTTTAGACGAACCCACCCAGGGGCTGGATACGCCCAACCGAAATGCGGTGCTGGATTTTCTGACCCTTGTGGCCAAAGACCATTTGAGTACCATTCTTTACGTGAGTCACCGGGAAGACGAGTGCCGGGATTTCTTTGTGCAGCATGTCACAATGGTGCCGCCGGGCCGGTGA
- a CDS encoding GGDEF domain-containing protein, producing the protein MAFQRQRLSRRVVNDLQKRSTSGVFFYMLVPPVLFFTDGYILRHLTPSLIFLSIFTLICLFRLVHVHISKKTPDTRRHDTWHKAVFVVSILSTALAWGVGSAIFLLYSDERTIHLLMIICTVGFCAGGVISFMPVLYLAVSYNFLMLVPAIAAVFIGGDAPSLGIAMILYSIYLVLISLRGNHEYWNALENEYLLEEKTRELEITSRTDVLTGLYNRRYFDELFEREWGLCSRRKSPLTLLICDIDHFKKVNDTHGHPAGDEYLKLISRLIQQVFQRETDLVARYGGEEFVVLLPDRDAEHTRELAQRLGKKIETAVLEYNKEKIQTTISQGVTSCIPAPDMDRDVLLTRADNAMYEAKNAGRNKIMVDMQ; encoded by the coding sequence ATGGCGTTTCAACGACAGCGGCTGAGCAGAAGAGTGGTCAATGACCTGCAAAAAAGGTCCACATCCGGGGTGTTTTTTTATATGCTGGTGCCGCCGGTCCTGTTTTTCACGGACGGGTATATTCTGCGACATTTAACGCCCAGCCTGATCTTTTTAAGTATTTTTACCCTTATCTGTCTGTTTCGTCTGGTCCATGTCCATATTTCAAAAAAAACGCCGGACACCCGGCGTCACGACACATGGCACAAAGCCGTCTTTGTTGTCAGTATTCTGTCGACCGCCCTGGCATGGGGGGTGGGGTCTGCAATTTTTCTGCTGTACAGTGACGAACGGACCATCCATCTGCTGATGATCATCTGCACGGTGGGGTTCTGTGCCGGGGGTGTGATATCTTTTATGCCGGTGCTGTATCTGGCCGTCTCCTATAATTTTCTGATGCTGGTGCCTGCGATTGCCGCCGTGTTCATTGGCGGGGATGCCCCCTCTCTGGGCATTGCCATGATCCTGTATTCCATCTACCTGGTGTTGATCTCCTTGCGGGGCAACCATGAATACTGGAACGCGCTGGAAAATGAATATCTGCTGGAGGAAAAAACCCGGGAACTTGAAATCACCAGCCGGACGGATGTATTGACCGGATTATACAACCGCCGGTATTTTGATGAGCTGTTTGAACGGGAATGGGGGCTGTGCAGCCGGAGAAAAAGTCCGTTGACTCTGTTGATATGCGATATCGATCATTTTAAAAAGGTCAATGACACCCATGGCCATCCGGCAGGGGATGAATATCTGAAACTCATCAGCCGGCTGATACAGCAGGTGTTTCAACGGGAAACCGATTTGGTGGCCCGGTATGGAGGCGAGGAGTTTGTGGTTCTTCTGCCGGACAGGGATGCTGAACATACCCGTGAACTGGCCCAGCGCTTAGGTAAAAAAATTGAAACCGCCGTGCTGGAATACAACAAAGAAAAAATTCAGACCACCATCAGCCAGGGGGTCACCTCCTGCATTCCGGCACCGGATATGGACCGGGATGTGCTCCTCACCCGGGCCGACAACGCCATGTATGAGGCCAAGAATGCCGGCCGGAACAAAATTATGGTGGATATGCAGTAA
- the speD gene encoding adenosylmethionine decarboxylase encodes MLNKNLKMTGDVQDNNFFALGRQVTIEYYECGATAFLDADRVENALLKAAKDSNATIISSSFHQFEPQGVSGVVVIAESHFTIHAWPEHDYAAVDIFTCGDNINLEAAITSMKESFESKNVLISSDQNRGIISKPFAQQNIGQTLKHSNTHPISWKKDYEQKNPWGVLSSIDIYDSDPDIIRDADKIKQFVHELCDKIEMKRFGECQVVHFGEDERVEGFSMTQLIETSLISGHFANADNTVYLDVFSCKYYDPREVAEFAMSFFKGGHYKMQLALRQ; translated from the coding sequence ATGCTGAACAAAAACCTTAAAATGACCGGTGATGTCCAGGACAATAATTTTTTTGCCCTGGGACGGCAGGTGACCATTGAATACTATGAATGCGGCGCCACAGCCTTTCTGGATGCGGACCGTGTTGAAAACGCCCTGCTGAAAGCGGCAAAGGACAGCAATGCCACCATCATCAGCTCTTCGTTCCATCAATTTGAGCCCCAGGGCGTCAGCGGTGTGGTGGTGATCGCGGAATCCCATTTCACCATCCACGCCTGGCCGGAACATGACTATGCGGCCGTGGACATTTTCACCTGTGGTGACAATATCAACCTGGAAGCCGCCATTACCTCCATGAAAGAATCGTTTGAATCAAAAAATGTGCTGATCTCTTCGGATCAGAACCGGGGAATTATCTCCAAGCCCTTTGCGCAACAGAACATTGGACAGACCCTGAAACATTCAAACACCCACCCCATTTCCTGGAAAAAGGATTATGAGCAGAAAAACCCCTGGGGGGTTCTGTCTTCCATCGATATCTATGACAGTGATCCGGACATCATCCGGGATGCCGACAAAATCAAACAGTTTGTGCATGAACTGTGTGACAAAATCGAAATGAAACGGTTCGGCGAATGCCAGGTGGTCCATTTTGGTGAAGATGAGCGGGTGGAAGGATTCAGCATGACCCAGCTGATTGAAACCTCCCTGATTTCCGGCCATTTTGCCAATGCCGACAACACCGTTTACCTGGATGTGTTCAGCTGCAAATATTACGACCCCCGGGAGGTGGCGGAGTTTGCCATGTCCTTTTTCAAGGGCGGCCACTACAAAATGCAGCTGGCGTTACGTCAGTAA
- a CDS encoding LysR family transcriptional regulator, with amino-acid sequence MNLPVGFTKNIPIEFRHIIAFIAVAEKLNFKKASIALNMTQPGLTRIINRLEDDLGASLFKRTTRSVELTESGSVFLQEVIPALDRLNTAIIKTQNAEAGNIGYLRVAYMSFAINKNLPSILKKFQEQFPGIRLDLTYIPTPEQKKQLIDSKIDIGFIVGNFSNPFVEQLPFIKEELVAVLPEGHRLSDKQCVSISDLKDEEFILGTPKDWKAFLKIINQLCLQSNFNPKVRQYVDTIDGIFGMVAAKMGITIFAACASNFQHIGLVIKRLEDKSAEVTTTAVWLKNNKSKSLSKFLDFIKIFADESAD; translated from the coding sequence ATGAATCTGCCCGTTGGTTTTACAAAAAATATTCCGATTGAATTCCGGCACATCATTGCATTTATTGCTGTGGCTGAAAAATTGAATTTCAAAAAAGCGTCAATTGCATTGAATATGACCCAGCCCGGGTTAACCCGAATTATCAACCGGTTGGAAGATGATTTAGGCGCCTCTCTTTTCAAACGGACTACGCGAAGCGTCGAATTGACTGAGTCCGGAAGCGTTTTTCTGCAAGAGGTCATTCCAGCTCTTGATCGATTGAACACAGCCATCATCAAGACCCAAAATGCAGAAGCAGGTAACATCGGATATTTAAGAGTGGCATATATGAGTTTTGCCATCAATAAAAACTTGCCGTCAATCCTAAAAAAATTCCAGGAGCAGTTTCCAGGAATCAGGCTGGATCTTACCTATATTCCAACACCTGAACAAAAAAAACAATTGATCGACTCAAAAATAGATATCGGTTTTATAGTAGGTAATTTCTCAAATCCGTTCGTAGAACAGCTGCCTTTTATCAAAGAAGAATTGGTAGCGGTTCTACCTGAAGGACATCGTCTATCTGATAAACAGTGCGTTTCGATTTCTGATTTGAAAGACGAAGAGTTCATATTGGGAACGCCAAAAGACTGGAAGGCTTTTCTGAAAATAATCAACCAATTGTGTCTTCAATCAAATTTCAATCCCAAAGTGCGCCAGTATGTCGACACCATCGACGGTATATTCGGTATGGTTGCTGCAAAAATGGGCATCACCATTTTTGCAGCATGTGCATCAAATTTTCAACATATAGGACTGGTTATCAAACGGCTTGAGGACAAATCGGCTGAGGTTACAACAACTGCCGTCTGGTTAAAAAATAACAAATCGAAAAGTCTGTCAAAATTTCTGGATTTTATAAAAATATTCGCGGATGAAAGCGCAGACTGA
- a CDS encoding 5' nucleotidase, NT5C type, with translation MKRIYVDLDDVISRTTDTYSAVIEQEFGRQVRFEDLTCFDLKVSFQLTEKEYRHFFDRIHQPDMLMNFDPVPGAGETMARWIDAGHRVDIVTGRPPLARETSLAWLDRQKIPFSEFIMVDKYNRCEEHHPGVISKTQLMARPYDLAVEDSLDTALFLAKHMAVPVLLYDRPWNSVTLYHEKIRRVFSWKEIDDTVFLG, from the coding sequence ATGAAACGAATATACGTGGATCTGGATGATGTGATTTCCAGAACAACCGATACTTACAGTGCCGTCATTGAACAGGAATTCGGCAGGCAGGTCCGGTTCGAGGACCTGACCTGTTTTGATTTGAAGGTGTCATTTCAACTGACGGAAAAGGAATACCGGCATTTTTTCGACCGGATTCACCAGCCCGACATGTTGATGAACTTTGACCCGGTCCCCGGAGCCGGGGAGACGATGGCCCGCTGGATCGATGCCGGCCACCGGGTGGACATTGTCACGGGCCGGCCTCCTTTGGCCCGGGAAACGTCTCTGGCCTGGCTGGACCGGCAGAAAATCCCCTTTTCCGAATTCATCATGGTGGATAAATACAACCGGTGCGAAGAACATCACCCCGGGGTGATCTCTAAAACCCAGCTGATGGCCCGTCCGTATGATCTGGCCGTGGAAGATTCCCTGGACACGGCCCTGTTTCTGGCCAAACACATGGCCGTGCCCGTCCTGCTGTATGATCGTCCATGGAATTCTGTAACGCTGTATCACGAAAAGATCCGGCGGGTTTTTTCCTGGAAGGAAATAGACGATACCGTTTTTTTGGGATAG
- the speE gene encoding spermidine synthase, which yields MKHTRHVKDGWFYETCPMWPGMALSLEIENILYDEKSQFQHIQVFETQNHGKMLALDGIIQLTQFDEFSYQEMLAHVPLFAHPNPETILVIGGGDGGILREAGRHACVTTMDFCEIDDMVIHVSKQFLPDLACGFDDPRVNVFIGDGAAFVREKTGVYDVIIVDSSDPIGPGEVLFKKPFYESLKNALKPGGIIATQGESIFLHKDCVINLAKITRDLFDRQAYASFMVPTYPGGNIGICLGSLGPDLTRPARKIDPGIQKQLKYYSPEIHKAAFVLPYFARKMLEHL from the coding sequence ATGAAACATACCCGACATGTCAAAGACGGCTGGTTTTATGAAACCTGCCCCATGTGGCCCGGCATGGCCCTGTCCCTTGAAATCGAAAACATTCTGTATGATGAAAAAAGCCAGTTCCAGCATATCCAGGTGTTTGAGACCCAAAATCATGGAAAAATGCTGGCCCTGGACGGCATCATTCAATTGACCCAGTTCGACGAATTCAGTTACCAGGAGATGCTGGCCCATGTTCCGCTGTTTGCCCATCCCAATCCTGAAACCATACTGGTGATCGGCGGGGGAGACGGCGGCATTTTGCGGGAGGCGGGCCGCCATGCCTGTGTCACAACCATGGATTTCTGTGAAATCGATGACATGGTGATCCACGTGTCCAAACAGTTTTTACCGGATCTGGCCTGTGGATTTGACGACCCCCGGGTGAACGTTTTCATCGGAGACGGGGCCGCGTTTGTCAGGGAAAAAACCGGCGTGTATGACGTGATCATTGTGGATTCGTCCGATCCCATCGGCCCCGGAGAGGTGCTGTTCAAAAAACCGTTTTACGAGAGCCTGAAAAATGCGCTCAAGCCCGGGGGTATTATCGCCACCCAGGGGGAATCCATTTTTCTTCACAAGGACTGTGTCATCAACCTGGCGAAAATCACCCGGGACCTGTTTGACCGGCAGGCCTATGCCAGCTTTATGGTGCCCACCTACCCCGGCGGCAACATCGGTATCTGCCTGGGGTCACTGGGACCGGACCTGACCCGGCCGGCAAGAAAAATCGATCCCGGGATCCAAAAACAATTGAAATACTATTCCCCGGAAATTCACAAAGCCGCCTTTGTCCTGCCTTATTTTGCCCGAAAAATGCTTGAGCACCTATGA